In Tachysurus fulvidraco isolate hzauxx_2018 chromosome 5, HZAU_PFXX_2.0, whole genome shotgun sequence, the genomic stretch AAGTAGCCTATTGCAGGTAGGAACTAAATCTTTTAGGGGGGAATGAAAAAATTATTGTAGCATACAATTGGTCAGAGGATGTATGAGTCACTTATCTCACTTGACTGCATCCTATGTGACATCACACGACATTTTTCACAATTTCATGTATTCGGAGTGTAAGGATATGCATTATAATATCATAATTGCAGTATTGTATGCAATGACAACCTCACCTTGTTTGGTGATTCTGTAGTaacaaaaaaatagcattttcagtattttgttTACATCCAAGTTGCCTAACAGCAAAATATTTCACTGTTTTCTGCTGTTCTTGACACCATGTTCGGCACTGAATTTCTTTGTGAAGTTATAGAAAAACTGCAAATACTTACAGCCctatgtctttttatattttagttttaattgTTACTATTCATTTGTGGCagatgtggtttttttttttgcccaacAGGGGTCTCACACTCCTCTTCTTTCCCATTGCCCTGTCCCAGTAGCTAATGCGCTGGCTCATGATACTCTACAAACAGAAATCCAGCAGTGTCCTGACTAATCTTATCAAGGACttgcagcaataaaataattattttgtttataccgATTGGAAATGTGTATAGTGGATTTCAATTTTGCTGTACTGTGAGAGAGGGTTAAATATTCGTACTAGAAATAGACTAGAGTTAGCAGAACATGATTTGaatttgtgtagtgtgttacataTTGAGGACGCTAATGATGTTACAGGAACGTTTTGATTGAAGCTTTGCATACCCtagggagaaaaaaacagaagaccctcatttcatatttattgcCATTGAATATGGGCTATTTTCACATAGTTAAACAGGATAAAAAAGCTAGCTTTTTCCATTTAGAGAATGAGTTGTATTCATACTATTCATGCATGATATGGCTTTTAGTTTGTTGACTTTCTCATTATGTCTTTAGGCAACTGAAGAAACTTAGTGAGGACAGCTTGACCAAGCAGCCTGAGGAAGTGTTTGATATATTGGAGAAACTTGGAGAGGGGTAGGTAAAAATTTGCTCTTTTACAGTTTTAGAAAATGTCCTGTATTAAATGGTGCATCATAGTATTCAGCATGGATGCCAAAGTGACACTTTAAAACTGCTGCCCATTCAGAAGTGTCTTTTATAAAGAATTAAGAGTTTCCAAGAAAACTGAAGAAATAACAGTTAAAATCTTTACCATTGTGTGCTGTATGGCCAAACGTATGTGGGCACCTGACCATGATATAATACTATTTGACATAAGTTTAGTGTATATCACAAGTGCTTAAGAGCAGCCGGCACAACGACATGCACGAAGAGGAATATGCAGATCACAACACCTAGCATTTACCAAAATGGTTGACATGTTCAAGTTAGCCCATTCTCATGTTTTGTACTAAAGGTAAATTATAAATGCCGTAGCATCTAAACATAAGTTTCAAGATTTAATGATTTGAAAGCTTaatatttagtatatttttcagtgagtatcaaaaaaaaaaaaataaattcatgccCATACAGCTTGTGGAAAATGATGTCAGTCTCTCCCTAACATGTccatttgtttgtgtattataGAAAGAATGATCTAATTTTATGACTAAACCAGCTATGATGAGGAAAATTCTAAACTATTTGTTTTGCAAAGTGTGCAGTGAAATAAGGAAATCTGAAATGCTTGAATGTTTAGAatgaaatgagaaacaagacTTGCTCTGGTTTATTCTCTTCTCTTGTACAGTCAGTGACAGAAGTTGGTCATTAATgtgatttaaacctttttttttttttttaggtcttaTGGCAGCGTATTCAAGGCACATTATAAAGAGACTGGGGAGATTGTGGCAATTAAACAGGTTCCTGTGGAGTCAGATCTACAAGAAATCATTAAAGAGATTTCTATTATGCAGCAGTGCAACAGGTTTGCACACACTGACTCATACATCCCTTTTTTTACTGATATATTTGTCCTTCAGATCTCTGATTTACCCACTTATGCTTTGTGATATTATGTTAATGTCAACAACttccatactttttttttcctatgcCTGGAACAATAGTACTCCGATTCAAACTGCAGCAAAAGTGCCCCGTCTGAAAACTatctgttatatttattattttctacatGAGGATTTACATTCATTgcatttattagattttttttttttcaagattgGATGttgatggttttatttttgtcttttgcacCAGTCCACATGTGGTGAGATATTATGGCAGTTACTTTAAGAACAGTGATCTGTGGATTGTAATGGAGTACTGTGGAGCTGGCTCTGTGTCTGACATTATCAGACTACGCAACAAAACAGTAAGTGAAAGCTCTCCTTTAGTCTTGCTGTGCTTGATGTTCTGAGAAATGTATGGGCgagacagaaaagacaaagaTTGAGTTTTCATTAAATAACTCATTAAGTATCCCTTATTAGTTATGACTGGTGAAAAAATCAGTGTAGAAAAGCAGTGTCCAAGAAATCTGTCataattttctgtgttttcGTGTGTGACAGTTAACAGAAGATGAAATAGCTGCCATTATGCAGTCCACTCTTAAGGGACTGGAATACTTGCACTTCATGAGGAAAATCCACAGAGACATCAAAGCTGGAAACATCCTTCTGAACTCTGAGGGACAGGCCAAACTTGCCGACTTTGGTGTTGCGGGACAGCTAACTGTGAGGGCAAACAGTATTTAGTTCACATACAGAGTACAAACATTATAGAAATCAGTTAAAAATTTTGCACCAGTGTTATAATGCAAGACTTAGCTAGAAatagatactgtatatggagTAATAGAACATTTGTTTGATTGCTagaaaattctttatttttgtttacctTTTGCATTTTgcctctgttttctctctcaggaCACGATGGCGAAACGCAACACAGTAATTGGAACGCCGTTTTGGATGGCTCCAGAGGTCATTCAGGAAATTGGCTATAATTGTGTAGCAGATATCTGGTCTCTTGGCATCACAGCCATAGAGATGGGTGAAGGGAAGCCACCATATGCAGACATACACCCTATGAGGGTAAAACTTGTAAAACTATATGATTTAATAAGTTTAAAGTATGTATTAAGTCAGAACATTTGGTTGCAATATTGTGcatatttttttagatgttaTGATACAATTTCATCACATAGAAATCTTAAGGATTTCCAcaatttttaagattttactgaaaaaacagttttatacgAATCATGTGTTTTCTATTCAGTTATGATgattctttaattatttttgtaaatgtgaTGTGTACAAATATGGCTGTTACTTTactatatttgtgtatatataattgttCACTATATAACTGACATTGTAAGACTTCCAAAGATTCTGTCTAATGATCATTTGAAATGCTGAATTTATTCTAAATGCTGGCGTATCTGGGTTATTGTTTAAACAGGCAATATTCATGATTCCAACAAATCCACCACCAACATTTCGGATCCCTGACCAGTGGTCAGAACCTTTCAGGGATTTTGTGGCACAATGCCTGATAAAGAATCCTGAGAACAGAGCAACAGCCACACAGCTATTACAAGTATGTTTGCTTTCTTATCACTGTCATTATCTGTCTCCTTTAAAAAGTGTTTATGTTAATTGTCAGTTAACAACTgaaattaacatttatatttacagaataaTTTCTGCCTGTGATTATTTATCAAAGCAGCATTTAGCATctatgttttaattattttacaacatATAACTCATGTTTCAGTTTTGAAATAAACGATTGAACAGAGTACATCACTGTGGTTGATTATGCCTCATTGTAGTCAGAATGTGCATGGAAAAGGTGTGTGAGAACACTAGGAGCTTGTCTAATGCACTGTGCTCTGAAGCTAAGTTATAGAACCCCCCACCCCATCCCTCCAAAGAACCTTTTGTGTCTCTCAGCATATGCCTCTTTGTCCCATGCATCCACATGACTCCGAACTGCCTACATGTCACAACCAATTTGGAAACACGCCGCCTTGATTTCTCGgaacaaattaataattaaaaatgcaattttaATGAGATGAAAAAATACTTGCAGTTGTCAATAATCCTAGGCACAGTTCCGCCTACACTGCCTTGCAAAAAATCTTCAGCCCCCTTAAAAGTCATCAAGTTAATGCTGCTTACATAAATATTCACTTTCCAGACCGCTTGCTAGAATACGTTTTGCTTCAGTAAAAGCTTTAGGACTGTTGGTGTAAGTTCTTACCAGCTTTGCCCACAGTTTGGGAGTGATTTTCTTCAAAAATTGCATCCAAGCACTGTAAAGAATCTGGAACAATTCTGCTTCAGACAgtacctcacactcacacttggTGGACTTGGACCCTGGCGTTTAACATTTgccttattttattaaatactgtTTTGCTTTTGTCTTGTGTTTGACACCATCATTAAAGTTTCtcacaattttatttgtttatttatttacttaattttaaaGCTGACAGACATTTGCCTGCAATCTTgttctttcatattttttcagaaGTGTTTTTCCTATCCACTCTCATATACAATCCTAAGTTATGCAGAGATCTTCAGAAGTTTCTGGTTTTTGTCCTGATTTTTGAGGGAGGGGTTTGTGTAACTATTGTCCCAGCAGTGTTGCTTGTCCAGTGCttcttttattatatctttaacctttttttaatgctcTAGGAAGTCTTTATTTTCCTTCCGTTTTCCTTTAAATGACAGTTCAACTGAGGTGATTTTTCATCAGAAAATGGGagttgttttaatatttcacagGTGAAGGCCAATCATCATCCAAGTATGTTCATTAGCATGGGCCTGCTGAATGCTATTgcaagcagttttttttttaatgctcgCTGACCAATAATTACTTTTCACTTTCCCTGTATTcactatatatttacatttgcaaAATTTAGTAACCTTATTCAATGTGACTTGTATTGTATTTCAATTTATATAAGTGAGCAATTGATGGACACTGCGAAAGATCGGTCACCCTATTGTTTACACTTCAACCGAGGGACCTCTAAGTTTTAATCAGCAGAATGTAAAGCTCTACATTGTTGGTAAAaatgtacacactcacataggTAAGAAGGTACCAAGCCATTAATTGCGTTCAAAGAAACATCAAAAGTCTGAATTCCGGAAATCGGAAATTGTACCGGTAGCCAGTGGAAGGGATGCAGGATCGGTGTGATTTGATTGTTTGCGAGTATTGGTCAGCATATGAGCTGCAACATAAAGATCGTTGCAATAATCTAGCCGTGAGCtaataaaagcatgaatggCTCTCCAGGTTACTCGGAATCAAAAAGGCCTTGACCTTTGTGAGGAGGAGAAGATGGAAAAAGCCTCTCTTGACAACAGAATCAATACGTGTCTGAAAATTTAATCTGTTGTCTAAAGTCACCCCTAAATTTTTGACTGCTTGGCTAAAATTAGGGGCAGAGAAATCAAGACTAGCAACAACAAAACTGGGAACGTTGGAGGTGCCAAACAGAATACATTCCTGTTTTACTGTCTTTTATGCAGAGACAGTTCTGTGATTGtctgttcatgactccaccataagaaagagccTGGGCAAAAATgacctgcatggcagagtttcAAGATGAAAACCGCtactgagcaaaaagaacataaaggttcctctcagatttgccagaaaacatcttgaagATCCCTTTTGGGGAAATACTGTGtttgtcccattacatctggcataaaGGTAACACTGCATTTTTCAGAAAAAggacatcataccaacagtaaaatatggtggtggtagtgtgatggtctggggctgttttgctgcttaagGACCTGGAAGAATTGCTGTGATACATGAAACCGTGATACATGAAacccatgaattctgctgtctactgaaaaatcctgaaggacaatgtgtggCAACCTGTTAGTAActtcaagctgaagcgaacttgggttcagcagcaagacaatgatccaaaacacaccagaaagtccaactctgaatggctgaaggtaaaacaaaatgaagactttggagtggcctagtcaaagttctgacctgaatcctattgagatgctgtggcatgatcttaaaaaggtggttcatgctcgaaaaccctccaatgtggcttttcatttaaaaactgcatgttgtattTACTTGTAtactttgactaatatttaaatttgtttgatgatctgaaacattaaagtgtgacaaacgtgcaaaaaaggGGCAAACAATTTTACACCgctgtatgtattttatatattttttttttctttagcaccCATTCATAAAGAATGCTAAGTCCAATAGTGTCCTTAGGGCACTGATTACAGAATCTATGGAGCTCAAACTGAAGAAACAGGAGACTGAACAGAGAGAACAGGACACAGAGGATGAAGAAAACTCGGTATTTAAAACATCTGCTAAAAGTTCCTTGAACTTTTTCCAGAATAAATTATGCCTGTAGCCTAATATTCCCAGGCTTTCCACAGCCAATAATGCCtatgaataatttattaataaaatgtaacttaataaattgttaattgaaaatattatatgttaaatatatataaaaagtggTGTATTGCTTTTATCAAGTTTCACTTGTGCTTTGAAATGAGTAATTGCAGTTGTATATTTTTAAGTTATACTTTGTTGATTGCCTATGGCTGATCAGGATGAAGATGAAGTTGATCAGGGTACAATGGTGCGAGCCAGCACATCAGGTCTGGGAACAGTCCGTGCAGTCGGCTCACTTGGAAGTTCATTGGGAACCATGATTGAGCACAATGACAGCACGTTGGAGTCTCAGCTTGGCACCATGGTCATAAACTCAGAGGACGAAGAGGAGGATGCAGGCACCATGAAACGTGAGTTAGCCCGTACTGCTCTCCCTTATATTCTTCTGCTGTAGTCATGGACATGTGGAATGGTTATGCCGTTAattttataatacaaaaattgcttttatttatttatttatttatttatttatttattaaagagtgATTCTTTTCACAATTATACTGCTCAATTAAGGGAACACTTAAATTACATGTTGGATCTCAATGATcaaaatattaaagtatttatACTTCAAAATTCGGTTCTTTGCTTATATGCATTGTGTAATTTGCAAAATGGTGTGTCAATGGAGACCAAAGTCATCAACCCTTTGAGGGCTGGCTCAGGATCAAGGCATCAGTGAGCTCCTGGACAGTTGGTGGTGATATTTGGTGGTTTTGGATTCTCCGATGCATAACCTACCAGAGGTTATCAATTGGATACATGTCTGTGGAACGTAAGGGCCAGTCAGTGACAACAATGACTTTATCATCTGGAAACTGCCtactattttatgttcattgtgttcttattgattttattgattttattttttattgttgttttactggaaagcaccttgtgctccttttggctgttgtaaggtgctatgtaaataaaatttgattgattgatactCACTGGCCACATGAGACCGGCATCATCAAGCACTAGGGAAGCCCCTAGGGTCTACTGCACCAGCTTAAAGTCTGACAGTGACGCTGAGGATTTCATCCTAGCACCAGTAACAGCATTACGGGTACCTTTGTCTACcagactcttttttttccttcttcacaTTTGATCAATGTGAACCTGTTCTGATCTTTGATTAGAATGTTTTTCTAATGGCGGATCTTCAATTTCATGGAGACTCTTTCTGAAAGTTTGGTCAGAAACATGCACAATAATAGCCTGTTGGAGGTCATTTTGTAGTGCATTGGTAGAGTTCCTCATGTTCCGCCTCAAACAAAGAAGCAGATACTGGTCCTGCTGCTGGGTGGTTGCCTTTCTATGGCTCTGTCCAGCTCTCCTCACGTAACAACCTATCTCACGATATATCTTCTCCATGCCCTTGAAACTTTGCTGGTAGACACACCAAACTTTCTTGTAACAACAAGTATGGATGTGCCAACCTAAAGAAGCTGGACTACCTGTGGGTTGCATGTACATGCTACAAGTAGTGACAAGGACCTTAACAAAACACAATGCATTTTGGTGGTTGTCTTGCTGTCACCTCTCCAGTTTTCCTGTGATTTAAAATCCCTCAAGTTTAATTGACTTGATGTTATACTGTGATGATtaagtgttcttttttttgagcagtgtatattGGTGAGATTTAACATCCACTAGAGGTCAAATTTGAGCCAAAACATTCATGGCCAGCAGGATTTCTATATCGACCAGTTAAATGTTTATCAGATTCATGTTGACTATTTTGGGACACATTTGTGCAGCAGCATGGAGATGAATCTATACACAGGAAATGTTCTGAGTGTAGTTTGTAATAACATTTTACTATTTCAGATTTGCCAAATCAGATCATTTAATAGTTATCACTGTTATGTCATTTAGTTGCATCTTCTATATTGGCTGCACTTTAATCCCTGTGGGCCATCTTATGCTCTTACGACTTGCTTTCTCCTGTTTCAATACAGACACCTCACCATCTGCAAAATGAGCCCAATCAATCAGCCCAGGAAAGTTAACTCCAATACCACTTTCCTTCTAATGGAAAAATATTGGATTAGTATAGATCTGTACCAAGAGCCTTACCTCTTACATCAAAGAATGCATAATCTAGAACAACCTTTATAtgagaaataatatattttatactaataatactttatgagaatttcatttcaattctgagattctatataatatatatataattagataATGTATGCACTTTATCTTACtgagtataaacaaataaaccaaaaaaaatcaactaaTTTAGTctaatataatgtattatttaaaaaaaaatggtatcaATTTAATGTTTTTCAATATTATATTTGCTATGGCAAATGATTGTACA encodes the following:
- the LOC113642948 gene encoding serine/threonine-protein kinase 4-like isoform X2; translation: MTETKEQVQLRNNPRRQLKKLSEDSLTKQPEEVFDILEKLGEGSYGSVFKAHYKETGEIVAIKQVPVESDLQEIIKEISIMQQCNSPHVVRYYGSYFKNSDLWIVMEYCGAGSVSDIIRLRNKTLTEDEIAAIMQSTLKGLEYLHFMRKIHRDIKAGNILLNSEGQAKLADFGVAGQLTDTMAKRNTVIGTPFWMAPEVIQEIGYNCVADIWSLGITAIEMGEGKPPYADIHPMRAIFMIPTNPPPTFRIPDQWSEPFRDFVAQCLIKNPENRATATQLLQHPFIKNAKSNSVLRALITESMELKLKKQETEQREQDTEDEENSDEDEVDQGTMVRASTSGLGTVRAVGSLGSSLGTMIEHNDSTLESQLGTMVINSEDEEEDAGTMKHHQETMQPANAVKPSFLQYFEQKEKEDNKNSDNDSHKLPTEWDMEMILPVTFYTFAATLLLHRYVP
- the LOC113642948 gene encoding serine/threonine-protein kinase 4-like isoform X3 gives rise to the protein MTETKEQVQLRNNPRRQLKKLSEDSLTKQPEEVFDILEKLGEGSYGSVFKAHYKETGEIVAIKQVPVESDLQEIIKEISIMQQCNSPHVVRYYGSYFKNSDLWIVMEYCGAGSVSDIIRLRNKTLTEDEIAAIMQSTLKGLEYLHFMRKIHRDIKAGNILLNSEGQAKLADFGVAGQLTDTMAKRNTVIGTPFWMAPEVIQEIGYNCVADIWSLGITAIEMGEGKPPYADIHPMRAIFMIPTNPPPTFRIPDQWSEPFRDFVAQCLIKNPENRATATQLLQHPFIKNAKSNSVLRALITESMELKLKKQETEQREQDTEDEENSDEDEVDQGTMVRASTSGLGTVRAVGSLGSSLGTMIEHNDSTLESQLGTMVINSEDEEEDAGTMKHTSPSAK
- the LOC113642948 gene encoding serine/threonine-protein kinase 4-like isoform X1, translating into MTETKEQVQLRNNPRRQLKKLSEDSLTKQPEEVFDILEKLGEGSYGSVFKAHYKETGEIVAIKQVPVESDLQEIIKEISIMQQCNSPHVVRYYGSYFKNSDLWIVMEYCGAGSVSDIIRLRNKTLTEDEIAAIMQSTLKGLEYLHFMRKIHRDIKAGNILLNSEGQAKLADFGVAGQLTDTMAKRNTVIGTPFWMAPEVIQEIGYNCVADIWSLGITAIEMGEGKPPYADIHPMRAIFMIPTNPPPTFRIPDQWSEPFRDFVAQCLIKNPENRATATQLLQHPFIKNAKSNSVLRALITESMELKLKKQETEQREQDTEDEENSDEDEVDQGTMVRASTSGLGTVRAVGSLGSSLGTMIEHNDSTLESQLGTMVINSEDEEEDAGTMKHHQETMQPANAVKPSFLQYFEQKEKEDNKNSDNDSHKLPTEWDMEMIRSLNVEELRRRLASLDPQMEQEIEEIHQRYQAKRQPILDAIEAKKRRQQNF